From the Danio aesculapii chromosome 9, fDanAes4.1, whole genome shotgun sequence genome, one window contains:
- the casq2 gene encoding LOW QUALITY PROTEIN: calsequestrin-2 (The sequence of the model RefSeq protein was modified relative to this genomic sequence to represent the inferred CDS: inserted 1 base in 1 codon; deleted 1 base in 1 codon; substituted 1 base at 1 genomic stop codon), which translates to MQTIWILLLASMGFSTLASAKKGLEFPRYDGEDRVLDIDDKNYRKALKKYDMLCLFYHAPPPAAKELQKQLHLTELVLEVTAQVLEEKDIGFGMVDSQKDAKVAKKXGLHEEGSVYIFKDDRVIEFDGLPSADTLVEFLLDLLEDPVEIIDNALELRAFDRMEEDIKLIGFFKSHESDHFSSRLSCFQEAAEQFQPXIKFFATFEKSVAKELTLKMNEVDFYEPFMEEPVTIPDKPHSEEELVAFISEHRRPTLRKLKAEDMFETWEDDLNGIHIVAFAEEEDPDGFEFLEILKEVARDNTHNPDLSIVWIDPDNFPLLIPYWEMTFKVDLFRPQIGVVNVTDADSVWLEIPNDDELPTAEELENWIEDVLSGTVNTEDDDDDNDDDDDDDDDDDDDDDDDDDDNDDDDDDE; encoded by the exons ATGCAGACCATTTGGATCTTGCTGCTTGCCTCTATGGGCTTCTCCACTCTGGCCAGTGCTAAGAAAGGCCTCGAATTCCCTCGTTATGATGGCGAAGACCGTGTCCTGGACATAGATGATAAGAACTACCGCAAAGCTCTGAAGAAATACGACATGCTGTGTCTGTTCTACCATGCTCCTCCACCGGCTGCCAAAGAGCTTCAGAAACAGTTGCATTTGACTGAACTAGTGCTGGAGGTGA CTGCTCAAGTCTTGGAGGAAAAGGATATTGGCTTTGGAATGGTTGACTCCCAGAAAGATGCAAAGGTTGCCAAGAA GTAAGGTTTACATGAGGAGGGTAGCGTCTATATCTTTAAGGATGACCGTGTGATCGAATTTGATGGACTTCCCTCTGCAGACACTCTTGTGGAATTCCTTTTGGAT CTATTAGAAGATCCGGTTGAGATAATTGACAATGCTCTGGAATTACGAGCTTTTGACCGTATGGAGGAAGACATCAAACTCATTGGCTTTTTCAAGAGTCATGAGTCTGA TCATTTCTCCTCAAGATTATCTTGCTTCCAAGAGGCCGCTGAACAGTTTCAGC TTATCAAATTTTTTGCCACCTTTGAGAAATCT GTTGCTAAAGAGCTGACTCTGAAGATGAATGAG GTGGACTTCTATGAGCCCTTCATGGAGGAACCAGTAACCATTCCAGACAAACCCCACTCAGAAGAAGAGCTGGTGGCCTTCATATCTGAACACAGGAG ACCAACTCTAAGAAAGCTTAAGGCAGAGGACATGTTTGAGACCTGG GAGGATGATTTGAATGGGATTCACATTGTAGCTTTTGCTGAAGAGGAGGACCCTG atggttTTGAATTCTTGGAGATTTTAAAGGAAGTCGCCAGAGACAACACACACAACCCAGACCTGAGCATTGTGTGGATCGACCCAGACAACTTCCCATTG CTCATTCCTTACTGGGAGATGACCTTCAAGGTAGACCTCTTTAGACCACAGATTGGCGTGGTTAATGTTACAGAT GCGGATAGTGTGTGGTTGGAGATACCCAATGACGATGAGCTGCCGACAGCTGAGGAGCTGGAAAACTGGATAGAAGATGTCCTTTCTGGAACAGTAAAcacagaagatgatgatgatgacaatgatgatgatgatgatgatgacgacgacgacgacgatgatgatgatgatgacgatgatgacaatgatgatgatgatgatgatgaataa